A window of Procambarus clarkii isolate CNS0578487 chromosome 9, FALCON_Pclarkii_2.0, whole genome shotgun sequence contains these coding sequences:
- the LOC123751074 gene encoding uncharacterized protein, producing MSQHHNGHRKSHNKKVRINRARKRQSLVTTSAVLRLFIVMAATAYLFPANLSSAYLTDEEGSTQWEVVAPTGVDGVDPGASRGIKLVLKKDAKRGGSRQVQRSVVAEEPCEAAEEAPSVLPIARPHGKVPLPLILASGVAIDADHPLNFEIVDRVRPDPWCPSTIWIRRSKCFTVMFRRTLCYFGRRTVFASRRKSGRTSLRSFRSLCACCVFGVVL from the exons ATGAGTCAACACCACAATGGCCACAGAAAATCACACAACAAGAAAGTCAGGATTAACagggcgaggaagaggcagagtttGGTGACGACGTCTGCTGTGTTGCGGCTGTTTATTGTGATGGCTGCTACGGCCTACCTGTTTCCAGCTAATCTGTCCTCAGCTTATCTAACTGATGAAG aaggttctacgcagtgggaggtggttgctcctacgggcgtggatggtgtggatcctggtgcgagccgaggcatcaagctggtgctgaaaaaggatgccaagcgtggggggtcccggcaggtgcaacgttcagtggttgccgaggagccctgtgaggcagctgaggaggctcccagtgtgctgcccattgcccggcctcatgggaaggtgcctctccctctcatcttggcctctgGAGTGGCGAttgatgctgaccatccgttgaattttgaaattgttgaccgtgtgcgtcctgatccgtggtgcccttctaccatctggattcgtcggtCTAAGTGTTTTACTGtcatgtttcggaggacattatgttactttgggaggcgtactgtattcgcttcccggcggaagagtggccggacaagtttgagatcttttcgtagtctgtgtgcttgctgtgtgtttggtgtggtgttgtga